GCGCTGGGTGAGCGCTTGCAGTTCGGTTGTCAGCAATCGTCGAGCGATCAGTTTGATCAGGGGGCTGAACAGGTGGGCCGGAGCACGCATGCCCGATGGTATCTTGCCTAACCCGCCTTAGGCAAGATATCGTGATGGCAAAGGACGGAGAGTCCATTTGAGGACATTAGCCTGGTGCCCGTTCAGGGCTGAGTCGTCAGGCACAGAGAACGAGACGCCTATTTGCATCACCTCCCCCTTTGAGCGACAGCGTTACACTCTCATGGCATCACCAACGTCACGTTGCGGGTCATGCGCTCGTCGAAGACGAACCGCCGCGCAGGCAATACCGAGCTGCGGATCTCGAGGGACAACGGTGATCCTTTTTTCAGGCGTAGAGCCCGTTTTGGAAATGAAAAGACTGTCTGAGACAGTCTTTTCATAGTGTGGCCAGTCGGCGGAGCAGGAGGCGGGTCATGGTCAAGTAGCACCACGTTTCTTCCGTTTCGGGCAGCATCTCGAAATCGCGTGACAATCGACGATTTCGGCCCATCCATGCGAAGGAACGCTCGACCACCCAGCGTCTGGGCAGCACAAGGAACGATTTCTCGCCCTGCCCCTGGGCCTCCAACCATTCTGGCATGTACCGTTTCAGCTGCCGCCACCACGGGTACACGACCTCGAATAGGAGGTCGAGTTCCTGACTCGCCCAGTCCCCCAAGTGTCCCGCGTCCCCCTGGTCAGCCCAGATTTTCTCCAGGGTGGGCAGTTCCCCCTTGATGGCCTGCACCAAGAGGCGACCACCGATCCAATCGTGCAGGTTCGCGGGGTGCACGACCACCCTCGGCAACAGGTTCAGGGTCTTGACCAAGATGTGCCGCCCCTGGCCATTGACCTTTGTGTTGCCGTCGAAGCCGCGTGGCCCGCCACTCTCCGTCGTTTTTGCGGACTGACTGTCAATGATTGCAGCGTGCGGATCGGGCGAACGCCCGATCCGCACACGATAGATCCGACGCAAGGCCGTGTCGATGCGCTCCCAGACACCAGCCAGCCTGAGTTGACGGAAGTGGTACTACACGGTCTCCCACGGCGGGAACTCGTGTGGCAGGGCTCTCCAGGCGATACCGCCACGCCGCACATACAACACGGCGTTGACGATCTCGCGTGTCGACCACTTGGGTGGTGCAACTCGCGTTGAACGTAGGGGCCACACCTCGCGCAGCAGCGCCCATTCATCATCGGTGAGATCGGAACCATACGTCTGAGAGGCCATTCTTCATGGTATTTGCTCGCCCAGAGCGACGTGAATTTTCAGAACGGGCTCTACGAGGCCTGGGTGGGGCAGTCCCGATCCGGCCCCACGTGCGGACTGCTCGGCATTTCACGCCTCGTCGATCACCAGCGCCGCGTGGGTAGCGTCCGCTGGCCACAGTTCCAGGGCCTCGCGAATCGTCAAGGGCCGCTGATCCGCCCGTAGACTTTCCCCAAGCCCTGCGTCGGTACGACCCAAAGCGCTTCGTGCACTTCGCGGTGCTGCAGTTTCAGGCCCCTGGAGCCCCACTTGGCCCGGGTACAGAGGGCCCGAACCTAACACTGTTGGCAACCGCGCACCAGGAAATGCACGGTGATCGCTGGGCGCCCATGGTGGTCGGGGATGTCGTGCCAAGTCGAAGAGACTTTGCCTCGTGGCCCGGTATCGGGGGTGCAATCCACTCTCCAACGCACCCGGGTGGTGGCTGCGGCGTCCGGCGGTTCGACCGGCCGCTGATCTCGGCGCGGTGCTGGCGCCCGTTGGGCGGACTGGAGGGCTGCGGATCCATGGCACCCTGCAGGCGTGTCTGAACCTGCCGTGCTCCGCCTGCAGGACATCCAGCATCCCCGGATCCAGCGCCTCCTGGAGCCGAACATTCACCCACGCACGAAGGACGACGGCCGGGTGAGCCAGGACAGGCTGAACCGCCTGGAGGCCGACGACCCCCCGATCTTCCAGGATCGTGCAGCGTTTCTCTGGGCCAGGCGCCATGTCTCCGAACGGATCAGGGACAAGCAGGCGAACCCTGGTCGCCTCGAGCTCCGGGCCTCCCGCCTGCGGATACTGGGCGGTGACCCCCGGCATCCGCCCTGGACGAGGCGGTGGCTTAGCTGCTCGATACCCGGCAGGCGCGCTGGAAGTCCCTGGCGCCGCAGCTCGGCGCCGCGGTGCTGGGTCACTGGCTCGCCGCCCGGGACGCCCAGGGGTCTCCCGTTCTGCCGTACTCGACCGCCTCGTGGTGGCTCTCGCCGGCGCCTGGGAAGACGTTCATGGGGCGCGGGCCCGACGCGGTGCTGAAGCGCGCGGACATCGGCTTTGACTGCACCTTCGCCGACCTGCTGGTGGATGACGGCAGCTTGGCGGTGCCCCCCCAGCATCAGTGGGAGGTGGTCGCCGGATCACTGGAACCCGAAGGCGCCCTCTGTGCGGACGCGGCGGCGACCACCGTGCGCTTCCAGGGAAAGGTGTACACCCACGGGGAACGTGAATTGCTTCGTGAGCACTGGTCTCAGGCCGGTCTACTGCCTCCACTTCGGTCAGAAGGCGACCCATGACACGGCAGGAGCGTTTGAAGACCCAGGGCGCCTGTGCGTCCCGAGCCCACGCCGAACCGGCGCGCACGAGCCGCCGGAGGTCAGGATGGGGCCGTGTGCTGAAATCAACCGGCGCCAGTTGTGCGGACGGGAGCGCCCCCCCGGTCAACGGGGGGTGGCCGCAGGGGGCGCGGCCCCCAGCCCGCCACCCGGGTTCTCCTCGCCGGGGGACAGAGAGCGGGCCAACACCACCTGGGTGGTTGGACGACCAATCCAGGGCGTCCACAACGCCGTCTGACGTTCGGTAACGACCTGAAAGCCGAGCTTGCGGTAGAGCCCCAGCGCCGCCCGGTTCTCGGTGGTGGTGGACAGCTGCACGCCCGGAACCCCCGGCGGCGGTCAGGGCTGCCAGGTGGGTTGGCAGGAGCCGCTCCCCCAGCCGGTGACCGCGGGCCTCAGGCAGCAGGTTGAGGTGCAGATGGGCCGGGTAACTGTCCCAGTCGGCGTGTGCTGGGAGACAGCGGGCGGCGCGGCACAGGTAGCCCAGGCAGCGCAGCAGCGGCGAGGGCGCGGGCCGCGCGCGCCAGAGTCCACGCCTGATCACCCGCCACAGGGCCTGCCGGTAGCGGCCGGGGTCGGGGGCGCCCAGCACGTAGCCCAGCACCCGGCCGCCCTGTTCGGCGACGTAGCCCGCCTGACCGGCACCATGAAAGTACGGCCCTACCCACAGCAGGGCGAAGAGACGCGGGGCTGGAAAAATGCGCGCTGCGCTGTCACCGAAAAACCCGGTCTGGAAGGCGATCCGGCCGACCACCTCATCGTCCCCTCGGAGGGGCCGGATCACGGGAGCCTCGGTCATGCGCCCAAGTCTAGGCCCGGCCGGTATACGCCGATTTTACCCCGGCCTCCTACCCTGATTCGGTTCGCCCTGCGCCTCCCCTCTCCCTGATGAGGAAATCCCCATGCCCCGATCACTGCTTGCCCTGAGCCTGCTGTTTAGCCCCCCCACGCTGGCAGCTCCCGCCTTTCAGTCGGCCGACCTAAGCCCCGGCGGCGCGGCGTTGAACGCCCTGGCCGCCGAGTCCTACAGGCGTACGGGTGTTCCAGGCGACCTGGCGACCTGGCTCGATGTGGCCTACCTCCGCGCCCACCGGCCGCTGGCTGGAGGCGCGACCCTGGATCAGGCGCTCTCGCGGCGCCGCGCCCAGCTCCTGGCCGCTCCCACGCCGGCGCAGAAAGACCGCCTGGCCCGCGAGACCGCCGCCTGGGCCCACGCCCTGATCAAACGGGCCGTGCCGAAGTTCAGTCTGGAGCGGGGCTTCGAGCTCGCCAACTTCGCCGCGTCGGGCGAACGGCAGTGCCTCTCACAGAGCACCGTCATCGCGGGCCTGCTGCAACGGGCCGGCCTGGACGCCGGCCTGGCGATGGTCTGGACGAGCATGGCCGGGCAGGTCAGCAACCTCGGTCACGTGACCAGCGTCCTGCGGCTGCCCAGCGGTGCGGGCGATCTGGAAGTCGATGCCAGCGAACCAGGGCCTATCGCCACGCATCCGGGGGTGCTCGCCTGGACGGGGAGCGGCTACCGCTTCCTGAAGGCCACCTTCGGCCCGGGAGGCCTGATCACGGCGTACACGCCGGTGGGTCAGACCGGGCCGCTCCGGCCAGCCCAGACACACTTTCTGAGTCTGGCCTATATCCGCTCGCAGTACAGCTATTACCGGGCCGAGCGGGCGCCCGGGGGCGTGCTGGGCACCGGCACCGGCCGGGCCACCACCAGCGGGCTCCAGACGAGTGTGCGGCTGCTGCAAGAGGCGCTCGCATTGGAGCCGCACAACGCCCTGGCGGCCAGTGTCCTGGGCACGGTCTGGCGCAAGCAGGGACACCTGGCGCAGGCCCGGGAGCAGTACCTCAGGGCAGCGGCGCTCTATGCCGCGCAGGGGTATACCCCGGCCGGTCAGCAGGTCAACCTGCAGTGGGCGCACAGTCCAGTGAAATAAAATCCCCCACACAGGTGGCCAGACAATGGAGGTCACGGGTGGCAGGGGAGCGGCCTTCAGCGCTGGCTGCAGGCGACCGGTCACCTGAATGGGGGGGGCCGGGGCCGCGCCGGCTCATACGTACTGCGCTCCATTCCGCCCCCACCAGGACAGCACCGGATGTTCCTCTATACCGCACAGCACGTCCTTTCTACTCCTCCCTCCGGTCGGGCCCAGTCGCTCAAACTTGAGCGACTGAACCGCAATTGGTATCAGGGAGCGGAGACGCCCCGCTGGACGTGATCACTCTGCCCTGGTCAGCCCTCCAGCGTGTCGACTTCACTGGGCCCGGGCCGGATGCCGGTGCCACCTGCACCGTGGGGTGCCAGGTCGGATGTCGTCGCGATCCACTCTCGGTGGCGGCCGCACCTTGACCGTGCCCGCCTGCCAGCGGGCTCTGGGTCGGTTCCTGGGGGCCGAACATCCCAGGGGGCTGCCTCAGGGCGTTCCCTGCGCACACACGTGAAAGCCGGCAGACCTCCTCAGGTCTGCCAGTGGCGCTGGATTTCGGGGGATGCCGCTCGGTCTGAAGCCGCTCGTTATTCGCTGGCGCCCAGCACCGTGGCCTGGAAGGTATAGCTGAAGTGGTTGACGGGATTGGTCAGGGTAAAGAGCCCCACCTGATCCACCCGCTGCGACCGATCCAAGCGCCAGATCCGGAAGCCGACCTGCCGCAGCGACTCCTCAGGCATGAGCGCGGCGTGCACGTTGCTGGGCAGGCCCTGCACCGAGAGCTGAAGACGCTGCAGGTCACCGAGCCGGCCCGCCACCTCGACGGGGATGACCACGCTCTGCCAGGCGCTCTCGGTGTAAAACTCGGCATAGGTCATGGATCCGCCGCCAGCGGCGTCGGTAACAATCTCTCCCTGAGGCACGCTCATGGGGGCGGCGTGAACCTGGGTGAACAGGGCGGCGAGGGGCAGGCTGGCGAACAGGATGAGCTTGTTCATGATCGTTCTCCTTTGCCCCTCTGGTGTAGGCCGAAGTTCTATAGCGCCGGTATAGGCCAGGGGAAGGAGGCCAGAACGGGCGACCCCGAGTGCTCGTCCCGCTGTCCCAGGCCCGGAGCCGGGCGGCCCGGCGGGGCTATACCGGCCCTATACCCGCCCTTCCTACGCTGCCCGTGCGCAGCCCGCGCCAGAGGCCCCATGAACGATCTACAGCCTGCCCCCTTGCCACCCTCGTCCCTTGCCGCCGGGTGCGCCGCGTGACCTCCAGCCTGAGCGCCCCGCCCTCCCCACTGCGCAGCCTGATCAGCAAGGTGCCCGAAGTCACCGCCTTTTTCTGGATCATCAAGGTGCTGGCCACCACCGTGGGCGAGACGGCCGCCGACTACCTCAACACCACGCTCAGGCTCGGCCTGAGCGGCACCAGTCTGGTCATGGGCACCCTGCTGATCGGGGTGCTGATCGCCCAATTCCGCCTGAGGCGCTATGTGCCGGCAGTGTACTGGGTGGCCATCGTGCTCATCAGCGTGGTGGGCACCCTGATCACCGATAACATGACCGACAACCTCGGCATCACCCTGTGGACGAGTTCCGGTATCTTCGCCGCCGCGCTGGCCGCCACCTTCTTCGCTTGGCACCGGCGTGAGGGCACGCTCTCGATCCACTCGATCTTTACCGCGCGGCGCGAGGGCTTCTACTGGCTGGCCGTGCTGTTCACCTTCGCGCTGGGCACCGCCACGGGCGACCTGGTGGCGGAGAAGCTGCAACTCGGGTACCTGGTGTCCGGGCTGATGTTTGCCGGCGTGATCGCGCTGGCCGCCGGCGCCCACCTGGCGCTGAAGCTGAACGGCATTCTGACCTTCTGGATCGTGTACATCCTGACGCGGCCGCTCGGGGCCTCGATCGGCGACCTGCTCTCCCAGGCCAGGGCCGACGGAGGACTGGGGTGGGGCACCACGGTCACCAGCGCCCTGTTCCTGCTGGCGATCCTGGGCGTGGTGAGCTACCTGGCCGTCAGTCGGAAGGATCAGGTGGCCCTGGCGTCCAGCGAGGCCGAGGCCACCTGAGCTGAGACCACTGGCCTCGTGGAGCGTATACCCTCGCTTTACCTGCGCCACCTACCGTGACGGCATGTTCGATCTTCCGCAGTTGATCCAGACGGTCTCCTACGCCGGTCTCTTCGGCATCGTCTTCGCTGAGTCCGGCCTGCTGGCCGGCTTTTTCCTGCCGGGGGACAGCCTGCTGATCACGGCAGGGCTGCTGGCCAAGCAGGGCAGCCTGAACCTGCCGGGCGTGATGCTGGCGGTGGGGGCCGGAGCGATCGTCGGGGACTCAGTGGGCTACGCCATCGGAAGAAAATTTGGCCCGGCGGTCTTTCGCCGCGAGGACAGCCGACTGCTGCGCCCCGAGTATGTCGTGCGCACCCAGGCCTTCTTCGACCGGCACGGCCCGCGCGCATTGATCCTGGCGCGCTTCGTGCCGGTGCTGCGCACGGTCGCCCCGACCATGGCCGGTGTGGGGCAGATGCCCTACCGCCGCTTCCTGACCTACAACGTCCTGGGGGGCCTCTTGTGGGCGCTGGGCGTGCCGCTGCTCGGCTACGCGCTGGGTGGGCTGATCCCGAATCTTGACCGTTACATCCTGGTGCTGGTGGGGATCGTGGTGGTGGTGAGTTTCATCCCGGTCGCGGTAGAACTGCTCAAGGCACGCGCGGCGAGGGCGTGAGCTGGCCAGGGAAGGGGAAACAGCTACGGGTCACAGCAAGCGGAGCACCTGGACACGCTGCTGTCCGCTCTTCGCCATCAGAGAGGCGGTGATGGGGCCGTGGACTTGGGCGTCGGCCCAGAGCCACGCTTCGAACCCCCCCCCTTTGAACGGCGATCAGCTCCGCCCTGTTCGTTGAGCCGATTTGCTCTCGGCGTTCTTTCGACGGGGCGAGCGTGGATGGATTGCCGTGTGAGGAGGCAGTGCCGGATCCAGGTTGCCGGCGTGAACGCTGTCCCACTGGGCGTGACCCACCCGGGGCCGCTGAGCCGGTACCCTCCGGCCGGTCTCTCGTCGCCCGTCGGCTGGAGAGTCCGAGGTGAGGCAGACCGCGTTGAGCGCACCCAGGGGACTCCCTTCATCCCTGGTGCCGTGCCGGGGCTATACCGCGGCTCAACCTCGCGGTTCTAGCGTCAGGGTGGAGGTACATCATGCACACCACTCTGACCCGTGCCCTGACGCTCGCCGCGCTGGGGACAGTGCTCGCCCCCCTCACCGCCCTCGCCCAGGCCTCGACCCAGCGGGCCCCCGAAACCCGGCCGGTCGGGGACATACCGGACAATCAGGCCTTCGTGCGGTATACCAATGCGGCCGGCGGCTACTCCCTGGAGGTGCCGGAGGGTTGGGCCCGCGCGGTCGCCGGCACACACGTCACCTTCACGTCGAAACTGGGGGCGCTGGAGCTCTGGACAACCCGCGCTCCCGGCCGCGGCGTCCCGACACCGTCGGGGGTGCGTGCGCTGGAACTGCCGGCCCTGGCCAAACGCCTGCCCAACCTGAAGGTCAGCGCTGTGAGCGCCGAGACACTTCCGGCCGGCCCGGCCGTGCGGGCGCGCTTTACGTCCACCGGGCCAGTGAACGCCGTGACCGGCCGGGCGGCGGTGCTGGAAAACGACTTGTACGTCGTCCCGCACGGCGGCCAGCGCTACCTGCTGCGGCTGTCGGCGCCGCTGGGTTCGGACAACGTGGACGCCTGGAAGCAGATGGCCGACTCGCTGCGGTGGCGGTGAGGGCCATGACGCGACTGGAGGCGGCGGATCTGTACCGTTTCTACCACGTGGGCGACGACGAAACCCGGGCGCTGCGGGGGGTCAGCCTGAACCTGCGGCCCGGGGAACTGACGGTGCTGCTCGGCCGCAGCGGCAGCGGCAAGAGCACCCTGCTGGCCTGCCTCGCCGGGCTGGACGACCCGGACGGCGGGCAGGTCAACGTGGGCGGCGAGCGGCTGTCGCGTCAGCCGGAGGTACGGCGCGCCCGGCTGCGCGCCCGGCACTTCGGTGTCATGCTGCAAAGCGGCAACCTGATACCGCACCTGAACGTGCTGGACAACGCCCGGCTGACCGGCGCGCTGCTGGGACAGAGGGACACGGGCCGGGCCTTGGAGCTGCTGGACGAGGTGGATCTCGCCCACCGCAAGCATGCCTATCCCGCGCAGCTGTCCGGGGGGGAAACGGCGCGCGCCGCCCTCGTGGCGGCCCTCGCGCACGGCCCGGCCCTGCTGCTCGCCGACGAGCCGACCGCCGAGGTGGACGCCGTGACGGAAGACCGGGTGGCCGGCGTGATCGACGCCTTTGTCCGTCAGGGGGGCAGCGCGCTGATCGCCACGCACAGCCCCCGCCTGGCGGCGCGGGCTGACCGCGTGCTGCGGCTCGGCGACGGGCGGTGGCAGGATGCCTGAGCTCCTGATCGCCGCGCCCCCCACGCCAGCTCTGGCCCTGGTGGACGCCTGGCACCTGGGCCGCGACTTTCGCTTGGAGGGTCAGGCCTTCAGCGCCCTTCAGGACGTCTCCGTGCAGGTGCGGCCCGGCGACCGGATCGCCCTGCTGGGCGCGTCCGGCAGCGGCAAGAGCACCCTGCTGCACCTGCTCGGCGCCCTGGACACCTCCACCTCCGGCACCGTCTCCTGGCCCGCTCTGGGCCGCGCCTCCGCTCTGCGGCCCGGGCCGGTCGCCTTTGTCTTCCAGGCGCAGAGCCTGCTGCCCCCCCTGAGCGCCCTGGAGAACGTGGCGCTGCCCCTGATCCTGGCCGGGCAGGCGCAGGGCAGCGCCCTGAAGGAAGCCCAGATCTGGCTGGAGCGTCTGAAACTCGGCGCGCTGGCCGACCAGTTGCCCGAGGAGCTGTCCGGCGGGCAGGCGCAACGGGTGGCGGTCGCCCGCGCCCTGGTTAGCCGGCCGCGCCTGATTCTCGCGGACGAACCGACCGGGCAGCTCGACTCGGCGACCGCCGCCGACCTGATGGACGTTCTGCTGGACGCGCTTGACCCGGGCTGCGCCCTGGTGCTGGCCACCCACGATCCCGTGGTGGCCCGCCGCCTGGACACCGTCTGGCAGATGGATGGGGGCCGCCTCAGCGTGCCCGGGCGCCGGGCCGGGGGGGCCGCGTGACGGGCGCGTGGCTGCGGGGGCTGCTCGCCCGCCGGCCCCTGCGGGTGTGGGGCACGGCGGCCGGGGTGGCCCTGACCACGGCGTTTCTC
This Deinococcus sp. AB2017081 DNA region includes the following protein-coding sequences:
- a CDS encoding DedA family protein, with product MFDLPQLIQTVSYAGLFGIVFAESGLLAGFFLPGDSLLITAGLLAKQGSLNLPGVMLAVGAGAIVGDSVGYAIGRKFGPAVFRREDSRLLRPEYVVRTQAFFDRHGPRALILARFVPVLRTVAPTMAGVGQMPYRRFLTYNVLGGLLWALGVPLLGYALGGLIPNLDRYILVLVGIVVVVSFIPVAVELLKARAARA
- a CDS encoding ABC transporter ATP-binding protein, whose protein sequence is MTRLEAADLYRFYHVGDDETRALRGVSLNLRPGELTVLLGRSGSGKSTLLACLAGLDDPDGGQVNVGGERLSRQPEVRRARLRARHFGVMLQSGNLIPHLNVLDNARLTGALLGQRDTGRALELLDEVDLAHRKHAYPAQLSGGETARAALVAALAHGPALLLADEPTAEVDAVTEDRVAGVIDAFVRQGGSALIATHSPRLAARADRVLRLGDGRWQDA
- a CDS encoding ABC transporter ATP-binding protein; amino-acid sequence: MPELLIAAPPTPALALVDAWHLGRDFRLEGQAFSALQDVSVQVRPGDRIALLGASGSGKSTLLHLLGALDTSTSGTVSWPALGRASALRPGPVAFVFQAQSLLPPLSALENVALPLILAGQAQGSALKEAQIWLERLKLGALADQLPEELSGGQAQRVAVARALVSRPRLILADEPTGQLDSATAADLMDVLLDALDPGCALVLATHDPVVARRLDTVWQMDGGRLSVPGRRAGGAA